The DNA sequence GAAATCATTAAGGTCAAACCTCCGCCATGTTACGCGGGCTGATGAATCTATGGGTACGGGACATTATTTGCCCATCCCTACTTCCTGGCTGCGCTGAATCGATTTGCCCTCGGTCTGGAGCGACGGCGCGACCATGACCTGAGCCCGCTGGAACTCCTTGATGGTTGCGTACCCACACGTCGCCATCGACATCCGCAGACCCCCGAACAGGTTGAAGGCGCCGTCGTTTTCATGCGCGGGCCCTATGAGTATTTCCTCGAGACCGGCGGAGCGCCCGACCTCGACGCGCGTGCCCCTGGGCAACTCCGGGTGGAACGTCGCCATGCCCCAGTGGAAGCCGCGCCCGGGCGCCTCGAACGCCCTGGCGATCGGCGCGCCGATCATGACCGCGTCCGCTCCGCAGACCACGCACTTGGCGATGTCGCCGCCCGTGCGGATGCCGCCGTCGGCTATCACGTTCACGTACCGGCCGGTTTCCTCCATAAGCCTGGCGCGGGCGGCGGCGGCATCCGCCAGGGCTGTAGCCTGCGGGACTCCAATTCCCAGCACTCCGCGCGTGGTGCAGGCGTGCCCGGGGCCGACGCCGATCAGGACGCCCACAGCGCCGGTGCGCATCAGATGCAGCGCCGTGTGATACGAGGCGCAACCTCCTACCACCACTGGAATATCCATCTCCGAGATGAATTTATACATATCGAGTGGCTCGCGGCTGTCGCTCCGGTGCTCGGCGCTCACGACCGTGCCCTGAATGATCAGGATGTCCAGCCCCGCTTCAATCGCGAAAGGAGAAAGCTGCTCGACCCTTGGCGGCGTCAGAGAAGCGGCTGTAATTACGCCTGAGGCTTTGATCTCCGCCACGCGGCGTCCAATCA is a window from the Candidatus Anoxymicrobium japonicum genome containing:
- a CDS encoding GuaB3 family IMP dehydrogenase-related protein, yielding MLEIEIGLGKSGRRAYGLDDIAIVPSRRTRDPEDIDLSWQLGPYRFELPFLASAMDGVVDPAMAIAIGKLGGLGVLNLEGLQTRFEDPGPVLEEIASLPKAEATEGIQRLYQAPVSAELIGRRVAEIKASGVITAASLTPPRVEQLSPFAIEAGLDILIIQGTVVSAEHRSDSREPLDMYKFISEMDIPVVVGGCASYHTALHLMRTGAVGVLIGVGPGHACTTRGVLGIGVPQATALADAAAARARLMEETGRYVNVIADGGIRTGGDIAKCVVCGADAVMIGAPIARAFEAPGRGFHWGMATFHPELPRGTRVEVGRSAGLEEILIGPAHENDGAFNLFGGLRMSMATCGYATIKEFQRAQVMVAPSLQTEGKSIQRSQEVGMGK